TCAATGCCACCTAATTAGGAGATAGGGAATCACCTTTCCTTTTCCTATTCGCAACTTTTAATCCCCACTTTTAAATCAAACATTTTGGCAGAAGCTTCGTTAAGTTTCTAAATTCCCAGCAGCATCACTAATTTTGCCCAAATTGAAATACATTAATGTAAAGTTCTTGTGGTTTCACTGTTTTGTTCAAGGATCTTGATACTGATCACACTTTTTAATGCCAAAAGATAGCATCGACACCGCACCTTATTTTGACTATAAACTCAGTCTTAACCAATAAAagaattatattatattttatcaaCAACAGtcaagtaaaatcatgctaatagtgatgtattttattaaaaacagtgaagtaaaatcacgctaatagtgatgtgttttgttaacaatagtgaagtaaaatcacgctaatagtgatgtgttttgttaacaaaagtgaagtaaaatcatgctaatagtgatgcattttattaaaaacagtgaagtaaaatcacgctaatagtgatgtgttttgttaacaatagtgaagtaaaatcacgctaatagtgatgtgttttgttaacaaaagtgaagtaaaatcatgctaatagtgatgtattttattaaaaacagtgaagtaaaatcacgctaatagtgatgtgttttgttaacaacagtgaagtaaaatcacgctaatagtgatgcgttttgttaacaacggtgaagtaaaatcatgctaatagtgatgtgttttgttaacaacagtgaagtaaaatcatgccaatagtgttgtattttattaacatcagtgaattaaaatcatactaatagtgatgtgttttgttaacaacagtgaagtaaaatcttgctaatagtgtgtgttttgttaacaacagtgaagtaaaatcatgccaatagtgatatattttattaacatcagtgaattaaaaatattattatagtgatgtgttccacggttaagcgatgtttctttgatttttggctatagtgatgtattttcttaacaacagtgaagtaaaaacatagttATAGTGATGTAATCCACGGTTAAGTGacgtttctttgatttttggctatagtgatgtattttattaacaacaatgaagtaaaaacatagttatagtgatgtaatccagggttagagtgatgtttatttgattttttgctatagtgatgtattttgttaacaacagtgaagtaaaagtTGGTTAAAGTGATTTGTTCCTtggttaagtgatgtttctttgatatttACCTTAATTTCATATGAATAATTAACACaattaattgtaaaaaaaaacaaaaatatggtTCTCCTTATCTCTTAATTTTCCCATAATTATAAGTAATTCCAATTtctagaaaattttaaaaaattaggaTATACATCATCATCCATCTCTTAGCTAGTGCTAAACAACAAATCAGGAACATGAGGAATATATATGTAATTCTTTGTTAGGTTGCTTTATGTCAAAAGCGCATCTTAACAGATTTTATGCCtcttaaataaaaaacggtTTCTTTAATCACTAAACCAAGATCTATCTCTCCACATGACTGTGATCCAATCAAAATTTGGTACTGAATTTCTTTTCTTCAGCAGGGACGTTGCGGTAGTGATCAAGCAGTGCCACCGGTAGCCTCGTCGCCCCCATTTTTTTCCGGGTCGCCGCCGAGCAGAGTATCTAACCCACTAATTCAAGACGCACGGTTCATGGCCGAGCATAGCACCCCCGCCTCCCCACGCGCGGTCCCAGCCCCTTCCCCCTCCTCCACCCGCAAGCAGTGGTGGATCCAGGAATTTATATTCGGGGGTGCGAGTCATATGATAAATCATTATAtaacataccaaaaataaaaactaatactaaaatcaatatattttgaaatatacaaattttacagtcatacatttcaaaatacaaaaataaactacattatatctaatttatttttggaCGAGTCTTCATTTCTTCAAAACGATTCATTATATCATCGTCGGATACTTGTagatgttggtttctgggattacaagataacaaaaccgggcgtaatacaacccaaaagaaggaatacaaaaaaaaaagaactgaagttacaacgaaaatgaaacaactaaaccagtatgctatgacagccgagtcgaggaggcctcttcccgcaagacgagatacgccccggtagtgctctcggtttggcgtgtcgtccccaaaggtaaaacggctacgtctcttctgatgcagcaccgcaatcagcagagctccggcgaacgggatggaggagagggcagagcttcgacagaaagacaatgcagggagagggagagagcttatgcagagaccacccaaagaccaattgccaagcaccaagcccaaagaccacccaaagaccaattgccaagatccaagtccaagtccaagtccaagtccaagtccaagtccaagtccaagatcaagatcgggcccgaggcccgcggccgcgagcgcgagcacgggcacgggcacgggctcgggctcgggcgggcgggcggcggcggcggcgcgcgcgtgtgcgcgcgtgtgggctctttcacccatcttggtccactataattattaagtaacataaagtcacttaatttatacacattaaagatgtgttaatcctccaatgtgggataattaacactagttaattattccctaagctccatctccaagctttaattaaaagctaattatgcccaactttaatccactatttctcactcaccggaaatcggatttgagaaagtgaatatactacatttacctacgtaaaatgtagatcgacgctatgtcatttaatttcacaaaattaaatgtctcgtcacatttattatttggtcaaaatccattgaccgggcatatttaatccatgatttttacagtAGAAACACATCTTTCTCAATGAAAGTGACCAAACAATCGTTCAAAGGTTGATCACCCATTCTATTTCTCAACTTATTCTTCACAAACGTCATTCCAGAAAACACTCTCTCTACACTTGCAGTGGCAACCGgaagaatcaaaatcaacttgatAAGCAAAACCACACGCGAATAAACCACATATCTTTTTGTTTCAACAAGCTTCACCAAAAGAGAACTAATATCTCGCAAATTCTGAAAGTCTTCATCACTTCTCATATCTCCCAATGAATATATCAAATTGGCACTCAAGGTCCATCAAATCAatgtttgaaaaaaattattttcatcaATACTGACTACAAAgcttaaatttataaattttgcgACCAATTTTAATATTTCGGTTATGATTTATGGAGTAACACATTAACACATCTACTTTTGAAAAAAGTCACAGCTAACCTTACTTGACTAAAGGAAATTTCTAAGAAACGTTTTTAATAATTCTAAAACTTCCAACGGAAGCTTCTGAATTGGAAAGTGTAGACTAAAGATAAGAAATGATTGAATATTTGAAgcggtttttttttaaattaacttcatatatttatatcatatatatatgaaggaggaaattacaaatcaactcctataacaaggaggaaagacaaattacgccacccagggttcgaactcgagacctccaggatggaggcggtatccagcaccctttaccgctaggccaaggggcttggatttgAAGCTGTATTTTTGTTTGTATGTTtgaatcttaaaaaaataatgtaaattgtGGGGCTTCCTTCAGTGACAGCTTATGTCATACCCATTATTCCAGACCTCAATTATCGCTACTTGCCACGATTTTTCCTCTTAAAAACTCAAACCATCCTCTCTCTctgaatttatatttaaatatataatattattaaaaaaaataaattttggggGTACACTCGTACCCCCATTGTCCCCTCTCCCTCCGCCACTGCCCGCAAGGTGGTGTTGAGCTCGGCGGCGGAGGCTGGGGAGAGGAAAAAGAGTTTTAATTGGAGTTGGGAGTTGAATATGGTTTCCAAAAATACGcttgttaattactttttatttaaaatatgtaaaaatagctaggtcataagattaatttgaagtattaagatgtgtggctgagatttattctctagttatgcaCTTAATGAACActtgccctagatcactactctaaaattaaatatgtaaataactatatttattattttaatttcagcaccggctattttgaattttttggttcCGTCCCTGGTACGTAGTGAGTATAACCGTCTTCGTTCTCCGGTGGCTGTATTATTTTTCTAAGATTCCCGTCGTACTATTGAATAAAGAGTAGGATTGGCGTCAGCtgttgaaaaaattaatgatttttcaTATCTAATCAATAAAGTCATCGTTCTCcttgaataattaattatttaatcaagaTATCGGTCAATGTAGTTAGTGAGTCGAATAAGACACTCTTCCTTTCTCCTGCATAAATTCATGATCGATTTCAAATCTACGAATTGACTAAATCATGGCTCTCTCACTCTTGATCGCAATAATCCTATCGATTTTGGCATGGTCCCatttccgccgccgccgccagaaCCTTCCCCCGGGGCCATACCCGTTTCCGATCATCGGAAACATCCTCCAACTCGGCCGGAACCCCCACAAGTCCCTCACCGACCTCTCCAAAACCTACGGCCCTCTGATGTCTCTCAAGCTCGGAAGTATCCACACCGTCGTCGTATCATCCCCGGATTCCGCCAGACTGGTGCTAAAAGAGAACGACCAAGCCTTCTCCGGCCGCACCGTCCCCGCCGCGGCTGAAGCGCTCGGCTTCGACATGATTTCAATGGGGCTCATACCGGTGGGAGAGAGGTGGAGAAAACTGCGGAAACTGTGCAAAGAGCAGATGTTCTCGGCGCGGCGCCTCGACGACGGCGCGGGCAACCGGCGCGAGAAGGTTTCGAGGCTGGTGGATTACTTGCGCGAGTGCAGCGCGAAGGGGCGAGCAGTGGACTTGGGGCAGGCGGCGTTTGTGACGACGTTTAATCTTCTGAGCGCCACGTTTTTCTCGGTAGATTTGATTGGGTTTGAATCCGATGCGACGCAGCAGCTGAAGGAGACGATCAAGGGCGTGACGAAGGTTTTGGGGGCTCCGAATGTGGCCGACTTTTTTCCGATTCTGAAGCGGTTGGATCCGCAGAGGATCAAGAAGCGGTTGGAGTTTTACTTTGGGGGATTGCTTGGCGTGTTGGGAGGGATAATTGATGAGAGGATGAAATCAACACCTAAGGAATTGGAGACGAAGAATGATTTGCTGGCTGCGCTTCTTGATCTCATGGACGGATCTGAATATGATTTGACCTACAAGGATATTCAACATTTGTTTATGGTaacacctctctctctcacatacACACTTACCAATGTTTTTAAAAACCGAACCGGTAAGCAAACCGACGAGGCTACTCATTCATGGTTCAACTGGTCCGATCGGTT
This sequence is a window from Salvia splendens isolate huo1 chromosome 5, SspV2, whole genome shotgun sequence. Protein-coding genes within it:
- the LOC121802016 gene encoding ferruginol synthase-like, giving the protein MALSLLIAIILSILAWSHFRRRRQNLPPGPYPFPIIGNILQLGRNPHKSLTDLSKTYGPLMSLKLGSIHTVVVSSPDSARLVLKENDQAFSGRTVPAAAEALGFDMISMGLIPVGERWRKLRKLCKEQMFSARRLDDGAGNRREKVSRLVDYLRECSAKGRAVDLGQAAFVTTFNLLSATFFSVDLIGFESDATQQLKETIKGVTKVLGAPNVADFFPILKRLDPQRIKKRLEFYFGGLLGVLGGIIDERMKSTPKELETKNDLLAALLDLMDGSEYDLTYKDIQHLFMDLFIGGSDSTQSTVEWAMTELLANPDKMRNAKNELTSVIGEKNQVEESDISRLPYLQALIKETLRLHIPGPFLVPRRADRDIEIGGYIIPQHSQIFINAWAIARDSSIWPNPTSFEPERFLNNNIGFKGQDFELIPFGSGRRICPGLPLADRMLSLMLGSMLHNFEWEMEGGMRPDTTDEFGMALHKAVPLKAIPLYCN